A genome region from Nicotiana tabacum cultivar K326 chromosome 13, ASM71507v2, whole genome shotgun sequence includes the following:
- the LOC142168178 gene encoding uncharacterized protein LOC142168178 yields the protein MVGENVLLRVSPMKGLMWFGNKEKLSSRFISPFEILERAGKVAYRLALPPILAGVHPVYHASILLKYHEDRSHVLDFSTKQLDENLTYEEEPVAILDQQVCKFRSKSFPYVKVQWRGQPIDGAMWESDSYIRSRYPHQLPV from the coding sequence ATGGTAGGTGAGAATGTTcttctccgagtgtcgcctatgaagggcctGATGTGGTTTGGGAATAAGGAAAAATTGAGCTCGAGGTTTATTAGCCCATTTGAGATCTTGGAGAGAGCTGGGAaggttgcttataggcttgcattgcctcctatcCTAGCAGGGGTACATCCGGTATATCACGCCTCCATACTTCTTAAGTACCATGAGGATAgatcacatgttttggacttcagcacgaaGCAGCTTGATGAAAacttgacctatgaggaagagccggtagctattctagaccaacAGGTTTGCAAGTTCAGATCTAAGAGTTTCCCTTatgtgaaagtgcaatggagaggtcagccgattgaTGGGGCTATGTGGGAGTCTGATTCCTATATACGGAGTAGATACCCCCACCAATTGCCAGTCTAG
- the LOC107778276 gene encoding uncharacterized protein LOC107778276, translated as MLLKNGHLKEFLSSWAKSNYDMSQDAAEPAKPTTWSPPLTINMIFGGVKVNMMIFSATKKMKISVTHGKRIQEAPKDDEITFTEEDVGGLILLHNNTLVISVNVLDFKIKRVLVDPGSSTNIIQLRVLEQAKMIECIVLAIKLLSGFNLTSVTTRREIVLPTYAEGVTKSTLFEVVNGDMTYNSW; from the coding sequence ATGTTGTTGAAAAATGGTCATCTTAAAGAGTTTCTAAGTAGCTGGGCTAAGAGCAATTACGATATGAGTCAAGATGCAGCGGAACCGGCAAAGCCAACTACATGGTCTCCCCCTCTTACAATAAACATGATTTTTGGTGGGGTTAAAGTTAATATGATGATATTTTCGGCtacaaagaagatgaagatatCAGTCACTCATGGAAAGAGGATCCAGGAAGCGCCAAAAGATGATGAAATCACCTTTACTGAGGAAGATGTTGGTGGCCTTATTTTACTACACAATAATACTTTGGTAATATCTGTAAATGTTTTAGActttaaaattaagcgtgtgttggttgatccaggtagttcaacTAATATTATTCAATTAAGAGTCTTGGAACAAGCAAAGATGATTGAATGCATAGTTCTGGCAATAAAGCTTTTGTCTGGGTTCAACCTAACAAGTGTGACGACCCGACGGGAGATCGTGTTGCCTACATATGCTGAAGGGGTGACAAAATCCACTTTGTTTGAAGTTGTGAATGGTGATATGACCTATAATTCTTGGTAG
- the LOC107778277 gene encoding WRKY DNA-binding transcription factor 70-like yields the protein MENFESPRTARKRLIKELIQGKEFVVQLQTLLQQPLAGDHQPGSAHDLILKIWASFTDALSELTAFPRSKGLFQIPEAADNLGSKDFGSEFRKDKLQVTKNRSGGCYRRRKNSESWMMRESAKKEDEYEWRKYGHKVILNSKYPRCYYRCTYKYDQEGQATKRIQRIKEDPIIYQTTYFGHHICKRSQKEPQCQITITPESSGLMREYPPFEANPKVPCKNDQPPSSDNPTTKEEEESKEQTDSNIWKDFMVSSPSVPAIMAADDISTSLHGLDIDGIFGDFHFAAATEFS from the exons ATGGAGAACTTTGAAAGTCCACGTACAGCTCGGAAAAGATTGATCAAAGAGCTTATACAAGGCAAAGAATTTGTAGTACAACTTCAAACTCTACTTCAACAACCTCTTGCTGGAGATCATCAACCAGGCTCGGCTCATGACCTTATTCTCAAAATTTGGGCCTCTTTTACTGATGCTCTTTCGGAACTCACAGCTTTTCCCCGCTCCAAAGGGCTATTCCAGATCCCTGAGGCTGCTGACAACCTAGGGTCCAAGGACTTTGGCAGCGAGTTCAGGAAGGACAAGCTGCAAGTGACAAAGAACCGGAGTGGAGGTTGCTACAGGAGAAG AAAGAACTCAGAGTCGTGGATGATGAGAGAGTCTGCAAAAAAGGAAGATGAATATGAGTGGAGGAAATACGGACATAAGGTTATACTTAATTCAAAATATCCAAG GTGCTACTATCGGTGCACTTACAAGTATGATCAAGAAGGCCAGGCCACTAAACGAATTCAAAGAATCAAAGAGGACCCTATAATTTACCAAACCACATATTTTGGCCATCACATTTGCAAACGTTCACAAAAGGAGCCACAGTGCCAGATTACGATTACTCCAGAATCTAGCGGCCTCATGCGTGAATACCCTCCTTTTGAAGCAAATCCAAAAGTTCCTTGTAAAAACGATCAGCCCCCTTCCTCTGATAATCCCACGacgaaagaagaagaagagtcaaAGGAACAAACTGATTCTAatatttggaaggatttcatggtgtcttctccttcggTTCCTGCTATAATGGCAGCTGATGATATTTCTACCAGCTTACATGGTTTGGATATAGACGGCATATTCGGTGATTTTCACTTTGCCGCCGCCACAGAGTTTTCTTGA